In Euwallacea similis isolate ESF13 chromosome 5, ESF131.1, whole genome shotgun sequence, a single window of DNA contains:
- the Roc2 gene encoding RING-box protein 2 — MADENDNEKLENENQKAEKMFTLKKWNAVAMWSWDVECDTCAICRVQVMDACLRCQAESKKDSYGKQDCVVVWGECNHSFHYCCMSLWVKQNNRCPLCQQEWSIQRMGK, encoded by the exons ATGGCAGACGAAAACGACAACGAGAAATTAGAGAACGAGAACCAGAAAGCCGAAAAAATGTTCACGCTTAAAAAGTGGAATGCGGTGGCAATGTGGAGCTGGGATGTTGAGTGTGATACTTGTGCAATTTGCAG AGTTCAAGTCATGGATGCATGTTTACGATGCCAAGCTGAGAGCAAAAAAGATTCCTATGGAAAGCAGGACTGCGTGGTGGTTTGGGGCGAATGCAATCATTCTTTTCACTACTGTTGCATGTCTTTGTGGGTGAAACAGAACAACCGATGTCCCTTGTGCCAGCAAGAGTGGTCTATACAACGAATGGGGAAATAA